The sequence TAATTATTAAGTTGACATATAGAAGATTTTGACTTAGTATAATTTTATGAATCTGGGCCGGACTTGGGCAGAGATTGATTTAGATGCGCTGGAAGCGAACCTCAGGGCAGTAAAAGGCCTACTAGGTAATAAGAAAATTTTACTAGCGATTAAGGCTGATGCGTATGGTCACGGGGCAAAAGAGATTGCCTGGGCACTGCAGAAAGAAATTGATATGTTAGGCGTGGCCAGTGTGGAAGAAGGTATTGCTCTACGCTATAGCGGAATTAAGACCCCAATTTTAATTTTAAGTCCGATTTCGTATTTTGAAATTGATGCATTATGGGAATACGACTTAATTCCTACAATTAGTGAGACAGAGTTTGCGCACGAGCTTTATGTTAGTGCTAAAAAACGCAATGCCTTTATTCATGCCCACATCGAAGTGGATACTGGGATGGGCCGGACCGGCCTAGACTACGATAAGGCTTTAGAACAAATTCAAGAAATTATTGACTATAAATTGATTATCATCGACGGTATCTTTACGCATTTTCCCTCAGCCGATACTGACGAAGAATTTACAAAAACGCAGATTGGCAAGTTTACTAACCTTTGTGATAAGCTTAAAGAATTGGGTTTGAAAAATTTTATTCGCCATGCTTCGAACTCGGCTGGTTTTATAAATTTTCCCTCAGCCGATT comes from candidate division WOR-3 bacterium and encodes:
- the alr gene encoding alanine racemase, producing MNLGRTWAEIDLDALEANLRAVKGLLGNKKILLAIKADAYGHGAKEIAWALQKEIDMLGVASVEEGIALRYSGIKTPILILSPISYFEIDALWEYDLIPTISETEFAHELYVSAKKRNAFIHAHIEVDTGMGRTGLDYDKALEQIQEIIDYKLIIIDGIFTHFPSADTDEEFTKTQIGKFTNLCDKLKELGLKNFIRHASNSAGFINFPSADFDMIRPGLIIYGIYPNGNGLGLRNITLRPVMSLRSRIVNLRVVPQGHSISYQRKYFTPRDSLIGVISIGYGDGLPYNLKNGEVIVHCRDGADTVPQKAKIVGNICMDLTMIDLTDFQGIKIGLPVTIIGSVGDKAIYAHELAQKADTIPYEIITRISPRVPRVFIKNNKVIAVRNLLKMGNNIEKLT